GAAGCTGAAAAGGGGAAGCAATGCCATGAAAATCAACAAGATTTCCTGCGTCTTGGGACACTCTTGGACCAGACCATGACCAAGACCGCCGTGATGATCAGAACCGATCCGGTTAGCCCCAACGGGCCCAGCCGTTCGTCCCACCAGATGTAGGCGACGAACGCGGCAACCACTGGTTCAAAGGTTGCGACAACCGAGGCCCGGGTAGCCTCAAGGCGGCGCAAGCCGGCGCTGTACGCAAGAAATGCTCCATAGGTGGAAACGAAAGCTAATACAACGAGAGCATACCATGCTGTTGCCGTTTTATCCTGGAACTCTACCCACGGATATAGGGCAATAGCCCCGATGGGCAATGCGTAAACCATGACCGTGGCGGCCGAATATCCTTCAAGATAGCGCTTCCCGAAGATATAATACAGGGCGTAGGTCAAGCCGGAAAGCAGACCATACCCGATGGCGGCTTGATTCCATGAGCCGTTATGAAGAGCCTTGATCCCGTCCGGCCCGAGGCTGACCCCCAGCACCCCCAGCAGAGTTGCGGCCAGGGCGAAAAGCTTTAGGTTTCCTAGTTGCTCACCAAGAAACAATCTGGCCAAAAGGGCAACCCAGGCCGGCGCTGTATAGAGAAGAACAGCAGCCATGGAAGCTCCGCCAAGATCAACCGCCTTTTGAAAGGCGCCGTAAAACAGCCCAACACAAATCAATCCAAAAAATACGAAGGCAGGAACATCATGTCCTTTCACCCGCCATTTACCGATCACCAAAACATGGAGGCCGAAAAAAAAAGCTCCGAGAGTGGCTCGCCAAAAAGCAACCTCCAAAGGCGTCACTCCTTCCTGAAACGCCAGCTTGGCAAACGGCCCAATCAACCCCCAGAGGGTTGCAGCCAAAAGCACATAGGCGTATCCTACTTTTGTTTCATTAAGAACAATCATTCTAACATCTTAATTGATATCGGTGTATCTGATCAAAATTGTGCAAGCACATCATGCCCGCCTTCGCGGGCATGATGTGCTTGAAAAAGCTCAACTATAAAGTCATTACCGCGAAGGCGGAATTCCAGTTTCAAGGCAGCTCACAGGCTGCCCGACCTTTTTGAGCAGCTACAATCGGCGGCAACCGCACAAAATGCTGGCTATCGAACAGCGTTGAAAACATCTGGATTCGGACTTTCGTCGGAATGATTCGGAATGGGGTGCATTGTCAATAACGACATACGGCGATAGCCGGCAGCCAAACGCTGCTGCCCGAAGTTATTTTGCAGTAACAAATCTGCAACAAAACCTGCACGAAGCGCACCCATCCTTCGCGGAAGAACAGCAACCTTATCCACAAACAGCCACATGCGAATCGATTGTCATTTTCACTCAAGTCAATATTCCTGCTGCTCACACGTCAGCCCTCAACGAGCTTGCGAAATTGCCCTGGCCAGAGGGTTGAATGCCTTGCTGTTTACGGAACACGGCATGTATTGGGATCAAGAAAAACTTGATGACTTGCAGGCACAATATCCGGATCTGAAGTTGTTTTCGGGAATCGAGATTGCCCTGAACGAAGGCTACCACATAGTTGCCTTCGGAACACGTTTCCTTGATCGACAAACTAATCTTATGCCCCTGAACCAGTTGATTTCGATTGTCGCCGAGGATCGAGACAACATATTTCTCTTTGTGGCTCACGCTTTCCGTTATCAGCCATACCCGCTACCGGAATTGCCTCAAATCCTGAAATGGTGTGATGGGCTGGAAATGAACTCCATCAATATATTGCGTGGCCGCCACGTACGGTATCAAAAAAACATCGCTCCAGTGAATCATGCCCTCTATGAAAAGCATTTACAAGACTTCAAGCTTACGCCGCTGTACAATAGCGATGGGCACGACGAAGACATTATCGGACTGATTGCCAATGAATTTCCCATTTCAGATCCAC
The nucleotide sequence above comes from Desulfonatronum thiosulfatophilum. Encoded proteins:
- a CDS encoding DMT family transporter, translating into MIVLNETKVGYAYVLLAATLWGLIGPFAKLAFQEGVTPLEVAFWRATLGAFFFGLHVLVIGKWRVKGHDVPAFVFFGLICVGLFYGAFQKAVDLGGASMAAVLLYTAPAWVALLARLFLGEQLGNLKLFALAATLLGVLGVSLGPDGIKALHNGSWNQAAIGYGLLSGLTYALYYIFGKRYLEGYSAATVMVYALPIGAIALYPWVEFQDKTATAWYALVVLAFVSTYGAFLAYSAGLRRLEATRASVVATFEPVVAAFVAYIWWDERLGPLGLTGSVLIITAVLVMVWSKSVPRRRKSC
- a CDS encoding PHP domain-containing protein, with protein sequence MRIDCHFHSSQYSCCSHVSPQRACEIALARGLNALLFTEHGMYWDQEKLDDLQAQYPDLKLFSGIEIALNEGYHIVAFGTRFLDRQTNLMPLNQLISIVAEDRDNIFLFVAHAFRYQPYPLPELPQILKWCDGLEMNSINILRGRHVRYQKNIAPVNHALYEKHLQDFKLTPLYNSDGHDEDIIGLIANEFPISDPPDDEVELARLFKIKSPSEYQNPELLSLHYLLNSPEYF